In Ruminiclostridium papyrosolvens DSM 2782, the following proteins share a genomic window:
- a CDS encoding methyl-accepting chemotaxis protein encodes MKWFNNLKIGAKLVSTFVIVALLAGVVGIVGIFNIKQVNKNYTELYENFGIATANIGKASTDFNSIRAATRDILLSDSAEDRKNYNNLIKDLDTDIQKNLKALYNSLKTEDGQKVYTALNENLNKYNEIRDRVINMSIAGQNDEARALFYKEGAEPAKLAKQYIDELFDLKQTGGVQRADEYAGDTNNTVYMMLAVVVIAVIAAVILGIFISRIISVPVNRLVIAAEKIADGDLNVDVKQNSRDEIGMLASAFKRMSDNLNDVISSISSAAEQVSAGSRQVSDSSVELSQGATEQASSIEELTASLEEISTQTRLNAENAAQASSLAENVKTIALNGNKHMKEMLNAMDDINDSSSNISKIIKVIDEIAFQTNILALNAAVEAARAGQHGKGFAVVAEEVRNLAARSANAAKETTDMIEGSIRKVEGGTKIANETAEALGLIVDGVAKAADLVGNIAEASNEQAAGIEQINQGIMQVSQVIQANSATSEESAAASEELSSQAEVLSEQVERFTLKKAVRSTDNYKGDGEINPDILKILNKMSDKSKNTTRNVRTKTIDLNDKDFGKY; translated from the coding sequence ATGAAATGGTTTAACAACTTAAAAATAGGAGCAAAGCTTGTATCAACATTTGTAATTGTGGCACTGTTAGCGGGAGTAGTTGGAATAGTAGGTATATTCAATATCAAACAGGTAAATAAAAACTATACAGAGCTTTATGAAAACTTCGGTATAGCAACCGCCAATATAGGAAAGGCAAGTACAGACTTTAACAGTATACGGGCAGCAACCAGAGATATATTGCTTAGTGATAGTGCAGAAGACAGGAAAAACTATAACAATCTGATTAAGGATTTGGACACAGATATTCAAAAAAACCTTAAAGCCCTGTACAATTCATTGAAGACTGAGGACGGACAAAAAGTATATACAGCACTTAATGAGAATCTGAACAAGTACAATGAAATCAGAGACAGAGTAATTAATATGTCAATTGCAGGACAGAATGATGAAGCTCGGGCTCTATTCTATAAAGAAGGAGCAGAACCTGCAAAATTAGCAAAACAGTACATAGATGAATTATTTGACCTAAAGCAAACCGGTGGAGTGCAGAGAGCAGATGAATATGCCGGAGATACTAACAATACAGTTTACATGATGCTTGCTGTTGTGGTGATAGCCGTGATTGCAGCAGTAATTCTGGGAATCTTTATTTCCAGAATAATTAGTGTACCGGTAAACAGGCTTGTTATTGCTGCTGAAAAAATTGCAGATGGTGATTTGAATGTGGATGTTAAGCAAAATTCCAGAGATGAGATAGGAATGCTTGCATCAGCTTTTAAAAGGATGTCGGATAATTTGAATGATGTAATATCAAGCATCAGTTCAGCTGCCGAACAGGTATCCGCAGGCTCCAGACAGGTATCTGATTCAAGTGTGGAACTTTCTCAGGGTGCAACTGAACAGGCCAGCTCCATAGAAGAGTTAACTGCCTCCCTTGAAGAAATATCAACACAAACAAGATTAAATGCTGAAAATGCAGCACAAGCCAGCAGTCTTGCGGAAAATGTAAAAACAATTGCCTTAAATGGCAATAAGCATATGAAGGAAATGCTAAATGCAATGGATGACATTAATGATTCATCAAGTAATATTTCAAAGATAATCAAGGTAATAGATGAGATTGCATTTCAGACAAATATACTTGCCCTTAATGCGGCAGTAGAAGCAGCTAGAGCAGGACAGCACGGAAAAGGTTTTGCTGTAGTTGCAGAGGAGGTCAGAAATCTGGCTGCTCGTTCAGCAAATGCCGCAAAGGAAACTACCGATATGATTGAGGGTTCAATACGTAAGGTAGAAGGGGGAACAAAAATAGCAAATGAGACGGCAGAAGCATTGGGGCTGATTGTGGATGGTGTTGCAAAGGCTGCGGATCTTGTAGGTAATATTGCTGAAGCATCAAATGAGCAGGCAGCCGGAATTGAACAAATAAATCAGGGTATTATGCAGGTGTCTCAGGTAATTCAGGCTAACTCGGCAACCTCTGAGGAAAGCGCTGCTGCAAGTGAGGAGCTTTCCAGTCAGGCAGAGGTTTTGAGCGAACAGGTGGAAAGATTTACATTGAAGAAGGCTGTACGTTCAACAGATAACTATAAAGGAGATGGGGAAATTAACCCTGACATTTTAAAAATTCTTAATAAAATGAGTGACAAAAGCAAAAATACCACACGGAATGTAAGAACTAAAACAATCGACTTAAACGACAAAGATTTTGGCAAATATTAA